The Lynx canadensis isolate LIC74 chromosome D1, mLynCan4.pri.v2, whole genome shotgun sequence genome has a segment encoding these proteins:
- the LOC115526075 gene encoding olfactory receptor 51L1-like, with translation MATFNSSNTLSSTFYLSGIPGYEEFHHWISIPFCLLYLVGIMGNCTILHIIRTDPRLHQPMYYFLAMLSLTDMGMSMPTMISLFRVLWSISREIQFSTCVVQMFFIHTFSFTESSVLLAMAFDRYVAICHPLRYATILTPRLIMKIGIAALLRSACAMIPLLARLAFFPFCHSHILSHSYCLHQDMIRLACADTKFNVIYGLVLISVLWGMDSLGIFVSYVYILHSILKIASREGRLKALNTCASHICAVLILYVPMIGLSIVHRFAKHSSPLIHIFMAHIYLLVPPVLNPIIYSVKTKQIRQGVLYLLLHTKISSTMM, from the coding sequence ATGGCAACCTTTAACTCCAGTAATACCCTGTCCTCCACATTCTATCTCTCAGGTATCCCTGGCTATGAGGAATTCCACCACTGGATATCCATTCCATTCTGTCTCCTGTACCTTGTTGGAATCATGGGTAACTGCACCATCCTGCATATTATTCGGACAGACCCCAGGCTCCATCAGCCCATGTACTACTTTCTGGCCATGCTTTCCCTCACCGACATGGGCATGTCCATGCCCACCATGATATCACTGTTCAGGGTGTTGTGGTCCATTTCCAGGGAAATCCAGTTCAGTACCTGTGTGGTCCAAATGTTTTTCATTCACACTTTCTCCTTCACGGAATCATCTGTGCTCTTGGCCATGGCCTTTGACCGCTACGTGGCTATCTGCCACCCTCTACGATATGCTACCATTCTCACCCCAAGACTTATCATGAAAATTGGAATTGCAGCCCTGCTTAGGAGTGCCTGTGCCATGATTCCACTTCTGGCTCGGCtggccttctttcctttctgccacTCTCACATCCTTTCTCATTCATATTGTCTGCACCAGGACATGATCCGCCTTGCCTGTGCTGACACCAAGTTTAATGTTATATATGGGTTGGTTCTAATCAGTGTGCTGTGGGGAATGGACTCTCTGGGTATTTTTGTGTCTTATGTGTACATCCTTCACTCTATATTAAAAATTGCATCACGTGAAGGGCGGCTTAAGGCTCTCAACACGTGTGCGTCTCACATCTGTGCTGTACTCATCCTATATGTGCCTATGATTGGGTTATCTATTGTCCACCGTTTTGCCAAACACTCCTCCCCACTGATCCATATCTTCATGGCTCACATCTACTTATTGGTTCCACCTGTGCTCAATCCAATCATCTATAGTGTGAAGACCAAACAGATCCGTCAAGGAGTCCTCTACCTACTTCTCCACACAAAAATCAGTTCTACTATGATGTAG
- the LOC115525553 gene encoding olfactory receptor 51G2-like encodes MPTLEQNSSVHSLTFLLSGFPGLEDSHPVISILFCVLYLIALMGNITILVVIKVERSLHTPMYFFLSMLAASDLGICATTLPTLLKLFWFNVREIDFDACLIQMFFIHVFSLMESGILLTMAFDRYVAISNPLRYTTVLTDSTIAKIGVGLLLRAVAVIFPGPFLIKRLRFCKANVLSHSYCLHPDIIKLSCSDHRINSIYGLIIILITFGVDSVLILLSYLKILITVLGIASREEQFKALNTCVSHICAVLLVYVPMLGVSIIHRFGKHVPSMVHIIMGYIYLLIPPVLNPVVYCVKTREIRTRILGNLLKL; translated from the exons ATGCCTACATTAGAGCAGAATTCTAGTGTGCATTCATTGA CTTTTCTTCTGAGTGGTTTTCCTGGTCTGGAAGACTCACATCCAgtgatttccattttgttttgtgtcctcTACCTGATTGCCCTAATGGGTAACATCACCATCTTAGTGGTTATTAAAGTGGAACGGTCACTTCATACACCCATGTACTTTTTTCTCTCCATGCTGGCTGCTAGTGACCTTGGAATCTGTGCTACCACCCTGCCCACCCTGCTCAAGCTTTTCTGGTTTAATGTTCGGGAAATAGACTTTGATGCCTGCCTCATCCAGATGTTCTTTATCCATGTGTTTTCCTTAATGGAGTCAGGCATCCTCCTCACCATGGCTtttgaccgctatgtggccatctcCAACCCACTCAGGTACACTACTGTTTTGACTGATTCTACCATTGCCAAGATAGGTGTGGGGCTTCTGCTACGGGCTGTGGCTGTCATCTTCCCAGGACCCTTTCTCATCAAACGACTGAGGTTTTGTAAGGCTAATGTGCTCTCCCACTCATACTGCCTGCACCCAGATATAATCAAGCTCTCTTGTTCTGACCACCGAATAAATAGCATCTATGGCCTCATCATCATTCTCATCACCTTTGGTGTGGACTCTGTACTCATTCTCCTCTCTTATTTGAAGATCCTGATTACTGTGCTAGGCATTGCCTCCCGGGAAGAACAATTTAAGGCCCTTAACACTTGTGTTTCCCACATCTGTGCTGTGCTTCTGGTTTATGTCCCTATGCTGGGTGTATCCATTATCCATCGCTTTGGGAAACATGTTCCATCTATGGTGCACATTATCATGGGTTATATATACCTATTGATTCCTCCTGTTCTCAACCCTGTTGTATACTGTGTTAAAACCCGAGAGATACGTACCCGTATTCTAGGTAATCTACTGAAATTATAG
- the LOC115526272 gene encoding olfactory receptor 51V1-like, with product MPASASIINTSIFILTGFPGLDHYYPWFSIPFSSIYALVFLGNCVVLHVIRTEPSLHQPMFHFLAMLALTDLCMGLSTVHTVLGVLWGLNQEVSRDACIAQTYFIHGLSSIESGVLLAMAFDRFTATCNPLRYTSLLTNSRVIHFMVAILMRAALSILPVIIRLKFFHYCRPHILSHSFCLHQDLLRLACSDIRFNSLYALALVICTLLLDAVLILISYVFILHTVLAIASHKERLKSLQTCVSHICAVLVFYIPIIGLTMVHRFGKHLSPSVHVLMGNIYILFPPLMNPIIYSVKTQQIRSRMKKWCSLKM from the coding sequence ATGCCTGCTTCTGCTTCCATTATCAATACCTCAATATTCATTCTCACGGGGTTCCCTGGCCTGGACCACTACTATCCCTGGTTTTCCATTCCCTTCTCCTCCATCTATGCCTTGGTTTTTCTGGGAAACTGCGTGGTGCTGCATGTGATCCGGACAGAGCCCAGCCTGCACCAGCCCATGTTCCACTTCCTGGCCATGCTGGCCCTCACTGACCTGTGCATGGGGCTGTCCACAGTGCACACGGTGCTGGGGGTCCTGTGGGGGCTCAACCAAGAAGTTAGTCGAGATGCTTGCATTGCCCAAACTTACTTTATCCATGGTCTGTCCTCCATAGAGTCTGGGGTCCTTCTTGCCATGGCCTTTGATCGCTTCACTGCAACCTGCAATCCTCTGAGATATACATCCCTCCTGACTAACAGTAGAGTAATTCACTTCATGGTGGCCATTTTGATGAGGGCAGCTTTGTCCATTCTCCCTGTCATCATTCGCCTGAAGTTCTTCCATTACTGCCGCCCTCACatcctctcccactctttctgcctgCACCAGGACCTGCTCCGGCTCGCCTGCTCTGACATCCGCTTCAACAGCCTCTATGCCCTGGCTCTGGTGATCTGTACCTTGTTGTTAGACGCTGTGCTTATTCTCATCTCCTACGTTTTCATCTTGCACACAGTGCTGGCAATTGCATCCCACAAGGAGAGGCTCAAGTCCTTGCAGACCTGTGTGTCCCACATCTGTGCTGTCCTGGTCTTTTACATCCCCATCATTGGCCTCACCATGGTGCACCGCTTTGGAAAGCATCTCTCCCCTTCGGTCCATGTCCTCATGGGCAATATCTATATTCTCTTTCCACCCCTGATGAATCCAATCATCTACAGTGTAAAGACCCAGCAGATCCGAAGCAGGATGAAGAAGTGGTGTTCCCTGAAAATGTAG
- the LOC115526274 gene encoding LOW QUALITY PROTEIN: olfactory receptor 51G2-like (The sequence of the model RefSeq protein was modified relative to this genomic sequence to represent the inferred CDS: inserted 2 bases in 2 codons): MSDSNHTGSSFLLAGLPGLEAVHSWLSIPLCAMYVASLAGNSLILWVVKSEPTLHQPMYYFLSMLAATDLGLSASTLPSTMLPFYMLGLRQVAVDMCLAQLFFIHTFSLMESSVLLTMAFDRFVAISNPLRYSTMLTSSHIASLGLASVVHSIGLHVPAPIMLKELPYCQNHLLSPSYCLHPDVMKLACADTHINSAYGLFVVLIVLYYGLXLQTMLSIASNVERLKALNTCVAHVCAVLLFYTPMIGLSMIHRFGKGASPSSRVLLSCLHFLTPPVSXVYTIKTKQIRLRMLSLFWLGGAGIRDPQAH; this comes from the exons ATGTCAGACTCCAACCACACTGGTAGTTCCTTCCTCCTAGCAGGGCTCCCAGGCCTTGAGGCTGTGCACAGCTGGCTCTCCATCCCTCTGTGTGCCATGTATGTGGCCTCTCTGGCAGGGAACAGCCTGATCCTGTGGGTGGTGAAGTCAGAGCCCACTCTGCACCAGCCCATGTACTACTTTCTGTCGATGCTGGCAGCGACTGACCTGGGCCTGTCTGCCTCCACGCTCCCCTCCACCATGCTCCCCTTCTACATGCTGGGTCTCAGACAGGTGGCGGTGGATATGTGCCTGGCCCAGCTCTTCTTCATCCACACTTTCTCCCTCATGGAGTCCTCTGTGCTGCTGACGATGGCCTTTGACCGTTTTGTGGCCATTAGCAACCCCCTGCGTTACAGCACCATGCTCACCAGCTCCCACATTGCCAGCTTGGGCCTGGCCAGTGTGGTGCACAGCATCGGGCTCCACGTCCCAGCCCCCATCATGCTGAAGGAGCTGCCTTACTGCCAGAATCACCTGCTTTCCCCCTCTTACTGCCTACACCCAGATGTCATGAAGCTGGCCTGTGCGGACACCCACATCAACAGTGCCTATGGTCTCTTTGTGGTGCTCATTGTGCTCTACTATGGGC ATCTCCAAACAATGCTATCCATTGCTTCCAATGTTGAGCGCCTCAAAGCCCTCAACACTTGTGTCGCCCACGTCTGTGCTGTGTTGCTCTTCTACACGCCTATGATTGGCCTGTCCATGATCCACAGATTTGGGAAGGGGGCTTCCCCTTCCAGCCGTGTGCTGCTCTCCTGTCTTCACTTTCTCACACCTCCGGTGT ATGTCTACACCATTAAGACCAAGCAGATCCGGCTGAGGATGCTAAGCCTCTTCTGGCTGGGTGGGGCTGGCATTAGAGACCCTCAGGCTCATTAA